One window from the genome of Acinetobacter sp. LoGeW2-3 encodes:
- the yaaA gene encoding peroxide stress protein YaaA, translated as MLALISPAKTLDYETSLPTDQHTQARLLQHSQELIEVASKLSATEIASLMSVSEKIAKLNVERFRDWQPEFDLSNARQAIFAFKGDVYTGLDAYNLKDDHINYAQDHLRMLSGLYGLLRPLDLMMPYRLEMGTKLANPRGHNLYEFWGHTITELINHDLAAANSELLVNIASDEYYKSVKESKIQAEIIKPVFLDQKNGKYKVISFYAKKARGLMARFIIENQIDRVEGLKGFNTEGYYFDAESSLKGELVFKRDEQLAA; from the coding sequence ATGCTCGCATTAATTTCCCCTGCAAAAACTCTCGACTACGAAACATCTCTACCAACAGATCAGCATACCCAAGCAAGATTGCTGCAACATTCCCAGGAATTGATAGAAGTTGCTAGCAAGTTATCAGCAACAGAAATTGCCAGCCTGATGTCGGTAAGTGAAAAAATTGCCAAACTTAACGTTGAGCGTTTCCGTGACTGGCAACCAGAATTTGATCTGTCGAATGCACGACAAGCGATTTTTGCTTTTAAGGGTGATGTCTATACTGGCTTAGATGCTTATAACCTGAAAGATGATCATATTAATTATGCACAGGATCATCTGCGTATGCTTTCCGGTTTATATGGTCTGTTACGTCCACTTGATCTGATGATGCCATATCGACTGGAAATGGGAACTAAACTTGCTAATCCGCGTGGTCATAACTTGTATGAGTTCTGGGGGCATACCATTACTGAGCTGATTAATCATGATCTTGCAGCTGCGAATTCAGAGCTTTTGGTGAATATTGCTTCGGATGAATACTACAAATCTGTGAAGGAAAGCAAAATTCAAGCAGAGATTATCAAGCCAGTATTCCTAGATCAGAAAAATGGCAAATACAAAGTCATTAGCTTCTATGCCAAAAAAGCCCGTGGCCTGATGGCGCGTTTTATTATTGAAAACCAGATTGATCGGGTAGAAGGCTTGAAAGGTTTTAATACTGAAGGTTATTACTTTGATGCGGAGAGTTCCCTGAAAGGTGAACTGGTCTTTAAGCGTGATGAACAGCTGGCTGCTTAA
- a CDS encoding NCS2 family permease produces the protein MTTPNPSSENMLERLFKLSENKTSFRTEVLAGVTTFLTMCYIIIVNPMILSETGMDHGAVFVATCLAAAIGCLVMGLVANYPIALAPGMGLNAFFTYSVCLGMGVPWQTALGAVFVSGLVFIAISMFKIREAIVNAIPMSLKLAIGGGIGLFLALVALKNAGIIVDNPATLVGLGDLKQPTVMLALLGFLLVVVMHHFKVRGAIIISILVITAISTALGYNQFQGVVGEIPSLAPTFLQMDFQGLFTASLIGVIFVFFLVDLFDSTGTLVGVSHRAGLLKDGKLPRLKKALFADSSAIVAGAALGTSSTTPYIESSAGVAAGGRTGLTAVVVGLLFIACLFLAPLAQSVPGFATAPALLFVGVLMIQGIVHIDWEDITEAVPAFLTIVFMPFTYSIADGIAMGFISYALIKLLTGKASTVPYMVWIIAVLWALKFWMFGG, from the coding sequence ATGACGACTCCTAATCCATCTTCCGAAAACATGCTGGAACGTCTGTTCAAACTGAGTGAAAACAAAACCAGTTTCCGTACAGAAGTTCTTGCAGGTGTGACTACATTCTTAACGATGTGTTACATCATTATTGTCAACCCGATGATCTTATCCGAAACAGGAATGGATCATGGGGCTGTCTTCGTTGCAACCTGTCTTGCAGCCGCGATCGGCTGTCTGGTGATGGGCCTTGTAGCGAACTATCCAATTGCGCTTGCACCCGGCATGGGCTTGAACGCTTTCTTTACCTATTCTGTGTGTTTGGGAATGGGTGTGCCATGGCAAACTGCATTGGGCGCAGTTTTTGTGTCAGGTCTGGTATTCATTGCCATCAGTATGTTCAAAATACGTGAGGCGATTGTCAATGCCATTCCAATGTCCTTAAAACTGGCGATTGGTGGTGGTATTGGTCTGTTCCTGGCGTTAGTTGCCCTGAAGAATGCAGGTATTATTGTTGATAATCCAGCGACCTTAGTCGGTCTGGGTGATTTGAAACAGCCAACAGTTATGCTTGCGCTATTAGGCTTCCTGCTCGTAGTCGTGATGCATCACTTCAAAGTGCGTGGCGCAATTATTATCAGTATTCTGGTGATCACTGCAATTTCTACAGCATTAGGCTATAACCAGTTCCAAGGCGTAGTTGGTGAGATTCCTTCACTTGCTCCGACCTTCCTGCAAATGGACTTCCAGGGGTTGTTTACTGCCAGCCTGATCGGCGTGATTTTCGTGTTCTTCCTGGTGGATCTGTTTGACTCGACTGGTACGCTGGTCGGTGTTTCACACCGTGCAGGCCTGTTAAAAGATGGCAAATTACCACGTCTGAAAAAAGCACTATTTGCCGATTCTTCTGCAATTGTTGCGGGTGCGGCACTTGGTACTTCATCAACAACACCTTATATCGAATCTTCTGCGGGTGTAGCAGCAGGTGGCCGTACTGGTTTGACTGCTGTTGTTGTTGGCTTACTGTTTATTGCCTGCTTGTTCTTGGCACCATTGGCACAATCCGTACCAGGCTTTGCAACTGCACCAGCCTTGCTGTTCGTTGGTGTGTTGATGATTCAGGGTATCGTTCATATTGATTGGGAAGATATCACTGAAGCAGTTCCAGCATTCTTGACCATTGTGTTTATGCCATTCACTTACTCAATTGCAGATGGTATCGCAATGGGCTTCATCAGCTATGCATTGATCAAATTGCTGACTGGTAAAGCATCAACTGTACCGTACATGGTATGGATTATTGCCGTATTATGGGCATTGAAGTTCTGGATGTTTGGCGGCTAA
- a CDS encoding bifunctional prephenate dehydrogenase/3-phosphoshikimate 1-carboxyvinyltransferase: MSQPLFEKVAFIGLGLIGSSLARVIKAEHLANDIVASTRSQKTLEDAKALGLISQAYADPVDAVKGADLIVLALPVRATQKVLETIKPYLAEGTIITDVGSTKGNVVDAAKAVFGDALPAGFVPGHPIAGAEHTGVHAGKVDLFANHKVILTPLPTSAAWAVDKLIQLWQAAKAEVICMDVEKHDEVLAHTSHLPHLMAFNLVEQLAKREDNLDIFRYAAGGFRDFSRIAASDPQMWHDIFFANKKAILSAVDGFEAQLAIIRKLIEDEDSQALMGLLGHAQAARQHFNHMLAKKPFMEKNNVTQQFTIQPGAKKFQGKFTVPGDKSVSHRSIMFGAIAEGTTHVTGFLEGEDALATLQAFRDMGVSIEGPKNGEVTIHGVGMQGLKAPQSALYMGNSGTSMRLLSGMLSAQKFDSVMTGDASLSKRPMERIAKPLREMGAQIQTTGERGTPPVSITGNQNLKGIQYDLPMASAQVKSGILLAGLWAEGETSVTEPEPTRDHTERMLRAFGYDVKTEGNRISLQGGGKLVGTNIQVPSDISSAAFFMVGAAITENADVTLEAVGINPTRTGVIEILKQMGADITVANERIAGGEPIADIRIRGTRTLKGIHMPEDQVPLAIDEFPALFIAAACAEGQTILTGAAELRVKESDRIQVMADGLKTMGIDCTPTDDGIIIEGKGKTGDWSPIFTGGEIESHHDHRIAMSFSIAGLRNSGEIKIVGTETVATSFPTFTELTSQAGLAIEVTE; this comes from the coding sequence ATGTCGCAGCCACTGTTTGAAAAAGTTGCCTTTATCGGACTTGGCCTGATTGGTTCAAGTCTGGCGCGTGTCATCAAGGCCGAGCATTTAGCCAATGACATCGTGGCATCGACCCGCTCACAAAAAACCTTGGAAGATGCCAAAGCCTTGGGATTAATTTCCCAGGCATATGCGGATCCTGTGGACGCCGTCAAAGGTGCAGATCTGATCGTTCTGGCTTTACCGGTACGTGCAACGCAAAAGGTATTGGAAACCATCAAGCCATATTTAGCTGAAGGTACCATTATTACTGATGTGGGCAGTACCAAAGGCAATGTGGTAGATGCAGCCAAAGCTGTATTTGGTGACGCATTACCAGCAGGCTTTGTGCCGGGGCATCCAATTGCCGGTGCGGAACATACCGGTGTGCATGCAGGTAAGGTCGATCTGTTTGCCAATCACAAGGTGATTTTGACGCCGTTACCGACGAGTGCAGCGTGGGCCGTCGATAAACTGATTCAACTGTGGCAAGCGGCAAAAGCGGAAGTGATTTGCATGGATGTGGAAAAGCACGATGAAGTGCTGGCCCACACCAGTCATCTTCCGCATCTGATGGCCTTTAACCTGGTCGAACAACTGGCCAAGCGCGAAGACAATCTGGATATTTTTCGTTATGCTGCCGGTGGCTTCCGCGACTTTTCGCGCATCGCTGCCAGTGATCCACAAATGTGGCATGATATCTTTTTTGCCAATAAAAAAGCAATTCTCAGTGCCGTGGATGGCTTTGAGGCACAGCTGGCAATTATCCGCAAGCTGATCGAAGATGAAGATTCCCAAGCATTAATGGGCTTATTGGGACATGCACAGGCAGCTCGCCAGCATTTCAACCATATGCTCGCCAAGAAACCTTTCATGGAGAAAAATAACGTGACACAACAATTTACCATTCAGCCGGGTGCCAAGAAATTCCAAGGTAAATTTACTGTGCCAGGTGACAAATCTGTGTCACACCGTTCCATTATGTTTGGTGCCATCGCTGAAGGCACCACGCATGTGACCGGGTTCCTTGAAGGTGAAGATGCTTTAGCAACATTGCAAGCTTTCCGTGATATGGGTGTGAGCATTGAAGGCCCGAAAAATGGTGAAGTGACTATTCACGGTGTAGGCATGCAAGGCCTGAAAGCACCACAGTCTGCGCTATATATGGGTAACTCTGGTACGTCGATGCGTCTGCTTTCTGGCATGTTGTCAGCGCAGAAATTTGATTCGGTGATGACTGGTGATGCATCGCTGTCTAAACGTCCAATGGAGCGTATTGCCAAGCCATTACGTGAAATGGGTGCGCAAATCCAGACTACGGGTGAACGTGGTACACCACCAGTATCGATTACCGGTAATCAGAACTTAAAAGGCATTCAATACGACCTGCCAATGGCATCAGCTCAGGTGAAATCAGGGATCTTGCTGGCTGGTCTATGGGCGGAAGGTGAAACTTCTGTGACAGAACCAGAACCAACCCGTGACCATACTGAACGTATGTTACGTGCGTTTGGTTATGATGTGAAAACTGAAGGTAACCGTATTTCACTGCAAGGTGGTGGCAAGCTGGTAGGTACTAATATCCAAGTGCCATCGGATATTTCATCTGCGGCTTTCTTTATGGTCGGCGCGGCAATCACTGAAAATGCTGACGTGACTTTAGAAGCGGTAGGCATTAACCCGACTCGTACTGGTGTGATTGAAATTCTGAAACAGATGGGTGCCGACATCACAGTTGCAAACGAACGTATTGCCGGCGGTGAACCGATTGCTGATATTCGTATTCGTGGTACACGTACATTGAAAGGCATTCATATGCCGGAAGATCAAGTACCATTGGCAATTGATGAATTCCCGGCACTGTTCATTGCTGCGGCATGTGCAGAAGGTCAAACGATTCTAACTGGTGCGGCTGAGCTGCGTGTGAAAGAATCAGACCGAATCCAAGTTATGGCAGATGGCCTGAAAACCATGGGTATTGACTGCACACCAACTGATGACGGCATCATCATCGAAGGTAAAGGTAAGACAGGCGACTGGTCACCAATCTTTACTGGTGGTGAAATCGAATCACATCATGACCACCGTATTGCGATGAGCTTCTCGATTGCAGGCCTGCGTAACTCAGGTGAAATTAAGATTGTGGGCACTGAAACCGTCGCAACCAGCTTCCCGACGTTCACTGAACTGACTTCTCAAGCCGGACTGGCGATTGAAGTGACAGAATAA
- a CDS encoding acyl-CoA dehydrogenase family protein, whose amino-acid sequence MLAYDADLELFRDNFKRFMSEQIAPYYEQWEREGKIPRSVWSALGENGFLCVDIPEEYGGYGVPTHYSLMLLEESARAGFSAISIGLSCHSDIAAPYILHIATEEQKKYWLPKMVTGEVVGAIGMTEPGAGSDLQAIRTSAILQDDHYLLNGSKTFISNGQHADLVVLAVKTDPQARAKGVSLLLVDTHLDGFKKGTNLDKIGLHSQDTSELFFDNVKVPKDQLLGQPGQGFAYLMQELPRERTAIAATALGAIRGSIDITTTYVKERQAFGQQIGQFQNTRFVLAQAKIDELATAAFYNQNVELYMQGKLDVETAAALKSFSTDMQMKIADNLLQLFGGYGYMTEYPISRFFVDARIQRIYGGTNEIMKEIVARSLLGR is encoded by the coding sequence ATGCTGGCATATGATGCAGACCTGGAATTATTCCGCGATAACTTTAAACGCTTCATGAGCGAACAGATTGCGCCGTACTATGAGCAATGGGAGCGTGAGGGCAAGATTCCACGTTCGGTCTGGAGTGCGCTGGGTGAAAATGGTTTTCTTTGCGTTGATATTCCAGAAGAATATGGTGGCTACGGCGTACCTACCCATTACTCATTAATGCTGCTTGAAGAATCTGCACGCGCAGGTTTTAGTGCCATCTCGATTGGTTTGTCATGTCACTCTGATATTGCTGCACCGTATATCCTGCATATCGCCACTGAAGAACAGAAGAAATACTGGCTGCCTAAAATGGTTACAGGTGAGGTGGTCGGTGCGATTGGTATGACCGAGCCGGGTGCCGGTTCTGATTTGCAGGCGATACGTACCAGCGCCATTTTGCAAGATGATCACTATCTGCTAAATGGTTCTAAAACCTTTATCTCTAATGGTCAACATGCAGATCTAGTCGTGCTTGCAGTGAAAACCGATCCACAGGCGCGTGCTAAAGGCGTTTCATTACTTTTAGTGGATACGCATCTGGACGGTTTTAAAAAGGGCACTAATCTGGACAAGATTGGCCTTCATTCACAGGATACTTCCGAGCTATTCTTTGATAATGTCAAAGTGCCGAAAGACCAGCTACTGGGGCAGCCAGGACAAGGCTTTGCTTATCTGATGCAAGAGTTACCACGTGAGCGTACTGCCATTGCTGCAACTGCTTTGGGGGCAATTCGTGGTTCGATTGATATCACCACAACTTATGTAAAAGAGCGTCAAGCTTTCGGTCAGCAGATTGGTCAGTTCCAGAATACCCGTTTTGTCCTAGCTCAAGCCAAGATTGATGAGCTGGCGACAGCGGCATTTTATAATCAGAATGTTGAGCTATATATGCAGGGCAAGCTTGATGTAGAAACGGCAGCGGCTTTAAAGAGCTTCTCGACCGATATGCAGATGAAAATCGCAGATAATTTGCTACAGCTGTTTGGTGGTTATGGCTATATGACGGAATATCCGATTTCACGTTTCTTTGTCGATGCGCGTATTCAGCGTATTTACGGCGGTACCAATGAGATCATGAAAGAGATCGTGGCGCGTAGCCTGTTAGGGCGCTAA
- a CDS encoding alpha/beta hydrolase → MSEQIFLQGPAGQIEVFVDYPQGEVKGFAVVCHPHPLQGGTPQHKVPVLLAQMFLERGCVVYRPSFRGSGQSEGVHDEGYGETEDTLEIIKFARSQHIGLPFYAGGFSFGAHVMAKSYAVLPVELQPKQMILCGLPTATVAGLRHYVTPHIKGDILFLHGEADDVTLLSDLIEWAKPQRHLLTILPGANHFFTGYLKQMRIAITRFLTL, encoded by the coding sequence ATGTCCGAGCAAATTTTCCTTCAGGGTCCTGCAGGTCAAATAGAAGTTTTTGTGGATTATCCTCAGGGTGAAGTGAAAGGATTCGCGGTTGTATGCCACCCCCATCCATTGCAAGGCGGCACGCCCCAACATAAGGTTCCAGTATTGCTGGCACAAATGTTTTTAGAGCGTGGTTGTGTTGTTTATCGTCCAAGTTTCCGTGGTTCCGGTCAAAGTGAAGGCGTTCACGATGAAGGCTATGGTGAAACTGAAGATACGCTTGAAATCATTAAATTTGCTCGTAGCCAGCATATCGGTCTGCCATTTTATGCAGGTGGTTTTAGCTTTGGTGCACATGTAATGGCCAAAAGCTATGCAGTTTTGCCTGTAGAACTGCAACCAAAGCAGATGATTTTATGTGGCTTACCAACTGCGACTGTGGCAGGTTTGCGCCACTATGTGACACCGCATATTAAAGGTGACATTCTATTCCTGCATGGCGAAGCCGACGATGTGACCTTATTGTCAGATCTGATCGAATGGGCCAAGCCGCAGCGCCACTTGCTCACCATCCTGCCTGGTGCCAACCATTTCTTTACTGGTTATCTAAAACAGATGCGTATTGCGATTACGCGCTTTTTAACGTTGTAA
- the pheA gene encoding prephenate dehydratase, whose protein sequence is MINDDQNTTTSLDLAKIREDIDSVDQQIQQLINRRARLAEAVAKAKFASEENPLFYRPEREAQVLRNVMERNEGPLSDTTMARLFREIMSACLALEAPQSIAFLGPVGTYTHSAVLKHFGHDAVVRPLPTIDEVFREVEAGSAHYGLIPVENSSEGVVNHTLDCFKTSHLNVIGEVELPIHHQFLISENTRKDSIKQIYAHQQTLAQCRKWLDAHYPGVERVALSSNAEAARRIQNEWHSAAIASEIAANIYNLEIMHSNIEDNPENTTRFLVIGREKVPQSGNDKTSLLVSAHDRAGALLEILAPFAKHNISLTSIETRPALPEKWAYVFFIDLEGHIDQEHVKAAIEEIRPLVKEVRVLGSYPQAVL, encoded by the coding sequence ATGATCAACGACGATCAAAACACTACGACTTCTCTTGATTTGGCTAAGATTCGTGAAGATATCGATTCAGTTGATCAGCAAATTCAGCAACTTATCAACCGCCGTGCGCGTTTAGCAGAAGCTGTAGCAAAGGCAAAGTTTGCTTCGGAAGAGAATCCACTGTTTTACCGTCCTGAACGTGAAGCGCAGGTTTTGCGTAATGTTATGGAACGCAATGAAGGCCCATTGTCAGATACGACCATGGCCCGTCTGTTCCGTGAAATCATGTCAGCTTGTTTAGCACTTGAAGCACCACAAAGTATTGCTTTCCTAGGGCCTGTTGGTACCTATACACATTCAGCAGTTTTAAAACACTTCGGTCATGATGCTGTGGTACGTCCATTGCCAACCATTGATGAAGTGTTCCGCGAAGTAGAAGCAGGCAGTGCGCATTATGGTCTGATACCTGTTGAAAACTCATCTGAAGGTGTGGTGAACCATACTTTAGATTGTTTCAAGACTTCGCATTTGAATGTGATTGGTGAAGTTGAACTACCGATTCACCATCAGTTCCTGATTTCCGAAAATACCCGTAAAGACAGCATCAAACAGATCTATGCGCACCAGCAAACACTTGCACAATGTCGTAAATGGTTAGATGCCCATTATCCAGGTGTGGAGCGTGTAGCGCTTAGCTCAAATGCTGAAGCAGCACGCCGTATTCAAAATGAGTGGCATTCTGCTGCGATTGCCTCTGAAATTGCTGCGAATATCTATAATCTAGAGATTATGCACAGCAATATCGAAGACAATCCGGAAAACACCACACGTTTCCTGGTGATTGGTCGTGAAAAAGTGCCACAAAGCGGTAATGACAAAACTTCACTGCTGGTGTCAGCACATGATCGTGCCGGTGCATTGCTTGAAATTCTTGCACCATTTGCCAAGCACAACATTAGTCTAACAAGTATTGAAACTCGTCCTGCACTTCCTGAAAAATGGGCTTATGTATTCTTTATCGATCTGGAAGGTCATATCGATCAGGAGCATGTTAAAGCTGCGATTGAAGAAATCCGCCCATTGGTGAAAGAAGTTCGCGTATTGGGTTCATATCCTCAAGCTGTACTTTAA
- a CDS encoding DJ-1/PfpI family protein translates to MPKRIAVLVTHNFDDQEYFEPVEAFRAASHSICNIDHEAGTVIYGREHTASVTIDESVDQICVDDFDALLIPGGESPLSFTSDAVVLKLIQEFNAANKTIFSICDGSLLLGAADVLKDRIITSIRDHAHWLQDAGGRYYDVELVNDNNQLISSRAPDDLPVFIDECLEVLRS, encoded by the coding sequence ATGCCAAAAAGAATAGCCGTGCTGGTCACGCATAATTTTGATGATCAGGAATATTTTGAACCTGTAGAAGCATTTCGTGCTGCAAGTCATAGCATCTGTAACATTGACCATGAGGCAGGCACAGTGATTTATGGTCGGGAACATACAGCTTCAGTGACGATAGACGAAAGCGTTGACCAGATCTGCGTCGATGATTTTGATGCTTTACTGATTCCGGGCGGAGAATCACCTCTTAGCTTCACTTCAGATGCTGTCGTTCTCAAGCTGATTCAGGAATTTAATGCAGCCAATAAAACCATTTTTAGTATTTGTGATGGCTCACTGCTTTTGGGTGCAGCGGATGTCCTTAAAGACCGAATCATTACCAGCATTCGTGACCATGCACATTGGCTGCAAGATGCCGGCGGTCGTTATTATGATGTGGAGCTGGTCAATGACAATAATCAGTTAATTTCTTCACGTGCACCAGATGATTTACCGGTATTTATCGATGAGTGTTTGGAAGTATTAAGGTCTTAA
- the hisC gene encoding histidinol-phosphate transaminase, giving the protein MSFVPANQGISKLKPYQPGKPISELERELGITDIVKLASNENPLGCSDKVKEAVAAELAEIGRYPDGGGFILKDQIKAQFGFNHDQITLGNGSNDLLEIFAHTFVSDKDSVIYSQHAFAVYALVTQAINAEAIEVPAKGFSHDLEAMAAAVKDNTKLIFIANPNNPTGTWFEEAEFEAFMQKVPANVIVVLDEAYVEYFPENFNSLKFLQQYPNLIVSRTLSKCYGLAALRVGFALASVEVTDFLNRIRQPFNVNHLAMVAAVAALKDEAFIEKSREVNKAGMAQLEAGFKALGLNYVPSRANFILVDVQADPAETFNKLLKEGVIVRPVGIPNHLRVSIGTEAENAKFLTALGKVLGLEAKA; this is encoded by the coding sequence ATGTCGTTCGTGCCAGCCAATCAAGGCATCTCAAAGTTAAAGCCATACCAACCAGGTAAGCCAATCAGTGAACTTGAACGTGAGTTAGGTATCACTGATATCGTGAAACTTGCTTCAAATGAAAACCCATTGGGTTGTTCCGATAAGGTCAAAGAAGCAGTCGCTGCAGAACTGGCAGAAATTGGGCGTTATCCTGATGGTGGTGGTTTTATCCTGAAAGATCAGATTAAGGCACAATTTGGTTTTAATCATGACCAGATTACTTTGGGTAATGGTTCAAACGACCTGCTGGAAATTTTTGCGCATACTTTTGTCTCAGATAAAGATTCAGTGATTTATAGCCAGCACGCCTTCGCAGTTTATGCATTGGTAACTCAAGCGATTAATGCTGAAGCGATTGAAGTGCCAGCAAAAGGTTTCTCGCATGACCTTGAAGCAATGGCGGCTGCAGTTAAAGACAATACCAAACTGATCTTCATCGCAAACCCAAACAACCCGACAGGGACATGGTTTGAAGAAGCTGAATTTGAAGCGTTCATGCAGAAAGTTCCTGCGAATGTGATCGTGGTGCTAGATGAAGCGTATGTAGAATATTTCCCTGAGAACTTCAACAGCCTGAAATTCCTTCAACAATATCCAAACCTGATCGTGAGCCGTACCTTATCTAAATGCTATGGTTTGGCTGCGCTTCGTGTTGGTTTTGCACTGGCATCTGTTGAAGTAACTGACTTCTTGAACCGTATCCGTCAGCCATTCAACGTTAACCATTTGGCGATGGTTGCTGCCGTTGCTGCACTGAAAGATGAAGCATTTATTGAGAAATCTCGTGAAGTGAATAAAGCGGGTATGGCACAGCTAGAAGCTGGCTTTAAAGCTTTGGGCCTGAACTATGTACCATCTCGTGCTAACTTCATCTTGGTCGATGTACAAGCTGATCCAGCAGAAACATTTAACAAGTTACTCAAAGAAGGTGTGATCGTACGTCCAGTCGGTATTCCGAATCACCTGCGCGTATCGATTGGTACGGAAGCTGAAAATGCCAAGTTCCTGACTGCATTGGGAAAAGTACTAGGTTTAGAGGCGAAAGCTTAA
- a CDS encoding dicarboxylate/amino acid:cation symporter, giving the protein MAKKPIYKSLYFQVIVAIIAGILVGHFSPSGTQIINGAEQYVPGLGEQLKPLGDGFIRLIKMIIAPVIFCTVVSGIAGMESMKSVGKTGGIALLYFEIVSTIALVIGLFVINVVKPGAGMNVDPASLDTAGISKYVESGASQSTVDFFMNIIPNTVVGAFAEGEILQVLLFAILFGFALHQLGDNGRPVLKFIDQISHVFFNIVNMIMKLAPIGAFGAMAFTIGKYGIGTLAQLGQLILCFYLTCVLFIFLILGSIARFTGFSIMKMIRLIREELLIVLGTSSSESVLPRMLKKLELAGAEKSVVGLVIPTGYSFNLDGTSIYLTMAAVFIAQATNTQLDVSHQITLLLVLLISSKGAAGVTGSGFIVMAATLSAVGHIPVAGLALILGIDRFMSEARALTNLIGNSLATLVVAKWVGQLDKEKLDYALNNPAEIDELMQQEGIKSH; this is encoded by the coding sequence ATGGCTAAAAAACCTATTTATAAGTCACTTTATTTTCAAGTGATTGTTGCCATTATTGCCGGTATCCTTGTGGGTCACTTCTCACCAAGCGGTACGCAAATTATCAATGGTGCTGAGCAATATGTTCCGGGTCTAGGCGAACAGCTAAAACCGTTGGGTGATGGCTTTATTCGCTTGATCAAAATGATCATCGCACCAGTCATTTTCTGTACCGTGGTAAGTGGTATTGCAGGTATGGAAAGCATGAAATCTGTCGGTAAGACCGGTGGTATTGCTTTACTGTACTTTGAAATCGTATCAACGATTGCCTTGGTGATCGGCCTGTTCGTGATCAATGTGGTTAAGCCTGGTGCAGGCATGAACGTTGATCCAGCATCGCTAGACACTGCCGGAATTTCTAAATATGTAGAATCTGGTGCATCACAGTCTACGGTTGATTTCTTTATGAATATCATTCCAAACACCGTAGTGGGTGCATTCGCTGAAGGTGAAATCCTTCAGGTATTGCTATTCGCGATTCTGTTTGGTTTTGCCCTGCATCAATTGGGTGATAATGGTAGACCAGTACTTAAATTCATCGATCAAATTTCACATGTATTCTTTAACATCGTGAATATGATCATGAAACTTGCGCCAATCGGTGCATTCGGTGCTATGGCATTCACGATCGGTAAATATGGTATTGGTACTCTTGCGCAGCTGGGTCAATTGATCCTGTGCTTCTACCTGACCTGTGTGCTGTTTATCTTCCTTATTCTGGGTTCGATCGCACGTTTCACTGGCTTCAGTATCATGAAAATGATCCGTTTGATCCGCGAAGAGTTGCTGATTGTACTGGGTACCTCATCTTCTGAATCTGTATTGCCACGTATGCTGAAAAAGCTGGAACTGGCAGGTGCAGAAAAATCAGTCGTAGGTCTGGTGATTCCAACAGGTTATTCATTCAACCTGGATGGTACGTCTATTTACTTGACCATGGCTGCAGTCTTTATTGCACAAGCAACCAATACTCAGCTTGATGTATCACATCAGATCACTTTATTGCTGGTACTGCTGATTTCTTCTAAAGGTGCAGCAGGTGTAACAGGTTCTGGCTTTATCGTGATGGCTGCAACATTGTCTGCTGTAGGTCATATTCCAGTTGCTGGTCTGGCACTGATCTTGGGTATTGACCGTTTCATGTCTGAAGCACGTGCGCTGACTAACTTGATTGGTAACTCATTGGCAACGCTTGTAGTAGCAAAATGGGTAGGTCAATTAGATAAAGAAAAACTGGATTATGCATTGAATAATCCAGCTGAAATTGATGAATTAATGCAGCAAGAAGGCATTAAATCTCACTGA